A portion of the Chromobacterium sp. IIBBL 290-4 genome contains these proteins:
- a CDS encoding lactate permease LctP family transporter: MHEIWTQQYFPAGGPALSALMAALPIVFFFIALAVLRLKGHIAGTLTVLIALAVAMLFYGMPAQMALAAAAFGFGYGLWPIAWIIIAAVFLYKITVKTGQFDIIRASVLSVTEDQRLQMLLVGFSFGAFLEGAAGFGAPVAITAALLVGLGFKPLYAAGLCLIANTAPVAFGAMGIPIIVAGQVTGLDPFLIGAKAGHQLPILSVIVPFWLVMMMDGLKGVRQTWPAILVAGVSFAVTQFFTSNYIGPELPDITSALVSLVCLTLFLKTWQPSEIFTFNGRRAPSARQASGFSLGQIARAWSPFLILTALVTVWSVKPFKALFAKGGALEGCIWKLHVPGLDKLVLKTAPIVAHDAPYEALYKFDIVSAVGSAIFLSALLSMALLKFRPADGARAFAETLAELRRPILSIGMVLAFAFVANYSGMSSTLALCLANTGQAFPFFSPFLGWLGVFLTGSDTSSNALFSALQAATAHQLGVSDVLLVAANTTGGVTGKMISPQSIAVACAAVGLIGKEADLFRFTLKHSLIFCSFVGALTWLMAHMG; the protein is encoded by the coding sequence ATGCATGAAATCTGGACCCAGCAGTATTTCCCGGCCGGCGGCCCCGCGCTGTCGGCGCTGATGGCCGCGCTGCCCATCGTCTTTTTCTTCATCGCGCTGGCGGTGTTGCGGCTGAAGGGCCATATCGCCGGCACCTTGACGGTGCTGATCGCGCTGGCGGTGGCCATGCTGTTTTACGGCATGCCGGCGCAGATGGCGCTGGCGGCCGCCGCCTTCGGCTTTGGCTACGGCCTGTGGCCCATCGCCTGGATCATCATCGCCGCGGTGTTCCTGTACAAGATCACGGTCAAGACCGGGCAGTTCGACATCATCCGCGCCTCGGTGCTGTCCGTGACCGAGGACCAGCGGCTGCAGATGCTGCTGGTGGGCTTTTCCTTCGGCGCCTTTCTGGAAGGAGCCGCCGGTTTCGGCGCGCCGGTGGCCATCACCGCCGCCTTGCTGGTGGGGCTGGGCTTCAAGCCGCTGTATGCGGCCGGGCTGTGCCTGATCGCCAATACCGCGCCGGTGGCCTTCGGCGCGATGGGCATCCCCATCATCGTGGCCGGGCAGGTGACCGGGCTGGACCCGTTCCTGATCGGTGCCAAGGCCGGCCATCAGCTGCCCATTCTGTCGGTGATCGTGCCGTTCTGGCTGGTGATGATGATGGACGGCCTCAAGGGCGTGCGCCAGACCTGGCCGGCCATTCTGGTGGCTGGGGTGTCGTTCGCGGTGACCCAGTTTTTCACCTCCAACTACATCGGGCCGGAACTGCCGGACATCACCTCGGCCCTGGTCAGCCTGGTGTGTCTGACGCTGTTCCTGAAAACATGGCAGCCCAGCGAGATCTTCACTTTCAACGGCCGCCGCGCGCCGTCGGCGCGCCAGGCCAGCGGTTTCAGCCTGGGGCAGATCGCCCGCGCCTGGAGCCCGTTCCTGATTCTGACCGCGCTGGTGACCGTGTGGAGCGTCAAGCCGTTCAAGGCCTTGTTCGCCAAGGGCGGTGCGCTGGAGGGCTGTATCTGGAAACTGCATGTGCCGGGGCTGGACAAGCTGGTGCTGAAAACCGCGCCGATTGTCGCGCATGACGCGCCGTACGAAGCCTTGTACAAATTCGACATCGTGTCCGCCGTCGGCAGCGCCATCTTTCTGTCTGCGCTGCTGTCCATGGCCTTGTTGAAGTTCCGCCCGGCCGACGGCGCGCGCGCCTTCGCCGAGACCCTGGCCGAGCTGCGCCGGCCGATTTTGTCTATCGGCATGGTGCTGGCCTTCGCCTTCGTCGCCAATTATTCCGGCATGTCCAGCACGCTGGCGCTGTGCCTGGCCAACACCGGCCAGGCTTTCCCGTTTTTCTCGCCCTTCCTGGGCTGGCTGGGCGTGTTCCTGACTGGCTCCGACACCTCGTCCAATGCCTTGTTCTCCGCTCTGCAGGCGGCCACCGCGCACCAGCTGGGCGTGTCGGACGTGCTGTTGGTGGCGGCCAACACCACCGGCGGCGTCACCGGCAAGATGATCTCGCCGCAGTCCATCGCCGTGGCCTGCGCGGCGGTGGGCTTGATAGGCAAAGAGGCGGATCTGTTCCGCTTCACCCTGAAGCACAGCCTGATCTTCTGCAGCTTCGTCGGCGCTCTGACCTGGCTGATGGCGCATATGGGGTAG
- the cysM gene encoding cysteine synthase CysM, with amino-acid sequence MYKHLEDYVGGTPLVRLKRLPSGNGNVVLLKLEGNNPAGSVKDRPALSMIRRAEQRGDIQPGDTLIEPTSGNTGIALAMAAAMMGYRMVLIMPENSSAERVQAMRAYGAEVILTPAAGSMPAAIDLARSMEAAGQGRILDQFSNPDNPLAHYETTGPEIWEQTGGKITHFVSSMGTTGTIMGTSRFLKEKNPAIRIVGVHPEPGSQIAGIRKWEEPYVPKICDFERIDEIQHVSQQDAEDTARLLARREGILAGPSSGGALAVALRLDALLSEAVIVSVVCDRGDRYLSTGLFG; translated from the coding sequence GTGTACAAACATCTGGAAGATTACGTCGGCGGCACGCCGCTGGTCCGGCTCAAGCGCCTGCCTTCGGGCAATGGCAATGTGGTGTTGCTGAAGCTGGAGGGCAATAATCCGGCAGGGTCGGTGAAAGACCGGCCGGCGCTGTCCATGATCCGCCGCGCCGAGCAGCGCGGCGACATCCAGCCCGGCGACACGCTGATCGAGCCCACCAGCGGCAACACCGGCATCGCGCTGGCGATGGCGGCGGCGATGATGGGCTACCGCATGGTGCTGATCATGCCGGAAAACTCCAGCGCCGAGCGGGTGCAGGCGATGCGCGCCTACGGCGCCGAAGTGATCCTGACCCCGGCGGCGGGCTCGATGCCGGCCGCCATCGACCTGGCGCGCAGCATGGAAGCGGCCGGCCAAGGCCGCATCCTCGACCAGTTTTCCAACCCGGACAATCCGCTGGCGCATTATGAAACCACCGGCCCGGAAATCTGGGAACAGACTGGCGGCAAGATCACCCATTTCGTCTCCAGCATGGGCACCACCGGCACCATCATGGGCACCAGCCGTTTTCTGAAGGAAAAAAATCCGGCCATCCGCATCGTCGGCGTCCATCCGGAGCCGGGCAGCCAGATCGCCGGCATCCGCAAGTGGGAAGAGCCGTATGTGCCCAAGATCTGCGATTTCGAGCGCATAGACGAGATTCAACATGTCAGCCAGCAGGATGCGGAAGACACCGCCCGCCTGCTGGCGCGGCGCGAAGGCATCCTGGCCGGGCCGTCGTCCGGCGGCGCGCTGGCGGTGGCGCTGCGTCTGGATGCGCTGCTCAGCGAGGCGGTGATCGTGTCGGTGGTGTGCGACCGCGGCGACCGCTACCTGTCCACTGGCCTGTTCGGCTGA
- a CDS encoding HAD family hydrolase codes for MFLLMFDIDGTLTSSYQYDQQVFAEAVSEVAGAPFHDTNWHNYARITSDGVTEEVLLRMGADASRAAMVKQAMMRRLHERRRTQPDDFAAIPGAAAFLRSLVGRSDIAVAIATGCWREEAMFKLEASDIDASAISMSCSEDGEHRTDIMRHACSQALAATGRDRFERVVYLGDGLWDWRASGELGFEFVGIGDRIAALKDAGAAHCHADFSDAAAVRASLRIA; via the coding sequence ATGTTTTTGCTGATGTTCGACATCGACGGTACGCTGACAAGCTCCTACCAATACGATCAGCAGGTTTTCGCCGAGGCGGTTTCCGAAGTGGCCGGCGCGCCATTCCATGACACCAACTGGCATAACTATGCCCGTATCACCTCGGATGGGGTGACCGAGGAAGTCTTGCTGCGCATGGGGGCGGATGCTTCGCGGGCAGCCATGGTGAAGCAAGCCATGATGCGACGCTTGCATGAGCGGAGGCGGACCCAACCAGACGATTTTGCCGCCATACCCGGCGCGGCGGCTTTCCTGCGTAGTCTGGTCGGGCGGAGCGATATCGCCGTGGCCATCGCTACTGGCTGCTGGCGCGAAGAGGCGATGTTCAAATTGGAAGCCAGCGACATCGACGCGTCCGCCATCTCCATGAGCTGCAGCGAGGATGGCGAACACCGCACCGACATCATGCGCCATGCCTGCTCGCAAGCGCTGGCGGCGACCGGGCGGGATCGTTTCGAGCGGGTGGTCTACCTGGGAGACGGCTTGTGGGACTGGCGGGCGTCCGGCGAGCTGGGTTTCGAGTTTGTCGGCATAGGCGACCGCATCGCGGCGCTGAAAGATGCGGGCGCGGCGCATTGCCATGCTGATTTTTCCGATGCCGCCGCCGTGCGAGCTTCGTTGCGCATCGCTTGA
- the yfcF gene encoding glutathione transferase, with product MLKLYVDHTFLSPYALAAFVSLTEKGLPFELLTRDLDGGEQFEPAYRRQSLTARVPMLADGDFYLSESTAIIEYLEEAYPDTARVLPGNVQQRARARQLQAWLRSDLMPLRNERSTEVVYGLQPAQPLGEAARKAADKLIAVAEAVVPADGGHLFGEWSVIDTELALLLKRLTREELPARLADYAERQWQRPSFAAWRAHQLR from the coding sequence ATGCTGAAGCTTTATGTCGACCATACTTTTCTGAGCCCCTACGCGCTGGCGGCCTTCGTATCCCTGACCGAAAAAGGCCTGCCTTTCGAGCTGCTTACCCGCGATCTGGACGGCGGCGAGCAGTTCGAGCCGGCCTACCGCCGGCAATCGCTGACCGCTCGCGTGCCCATGCTGGCGGACGGCGATTTCTATCTAAGCGAATCGACGGCCATCATCGAATACCTGGAAGAAGCCTATCCCGATACCGCGCGCGTCTTGCCGGGCAATGTGCAGCAACGCGCCCGCGCGCGCCAGCTGCAAGCCTGGCTGCGCAGCGATTTGATGCCGCTGCGCAATGAGCGCAGCACCGAGGTGGTGTATGGCTTGCAGCCTGCCCAGCCCTTGGGCGAGGCGGCAAGAAAGGCGGCTGACAAGCTGATCGCGGTGGCCGAGGCGGTGGTGCCCGCCGATGGCGGCCATCTGTTTGGCGAATGGAGCGTGATCGACACCGAGCTGGCCTTGCTGCTCAAGCGGCTGACGCGGGAGGAGTTGCCGGCCCGCCTGGCCGATTACGCCGAGCGCCAGTGGCAGCGCCCCTCGTTCGCCGCCTGGCGCGCGCATCAGCTCCGGTAG
- a CDS encoding S41 family peptidase, which produces MNTETIFELISQLRHEIATRYVFPEVAESISSFLKSKLRDGGYAACDAPEDLAAAITDDLRRLSNDEHLRVRYFAEPHRPETEGDEVREQNDRQKHVEGMGFGIARIEFLDGNIGYLDIRELVELQRSAESISAAMTLLAKCEALIIDLRKCCGGDPATVAWLCSYLFKARTNLSALHLREAKALVQFHTHDWVPGQRFGEDKPVYLLQAHYTFSGAEMLAYDLQALGRAVVVGETSGGGAHACQFVWLTPHFSLLLPEARSINPITQTNWEKVGVKPDVDVGAEDALAVAAKLARDGMAQA; this is translated from the coding sequence ATGAATACCGAAACCATCTTTGAGTTGATCTCCCAGTTGCGGCATGAAATCGCGACGCGTTATGTTTTTCCCGAAGTCGCTGAATCGATCTCTTCTTTTTTGAAGTCGAAGTTGAGAGATGGGGGCTATGCCGCCTGCGACGCGCCTGAGGATTTAGCCGCCGCGATCACCGACGATTTGCGGCGGCTCTCCAATGATGAGCATTTGCGTGTCCGCTATTTTGCCGAGCCGCATAGACCCGAGACAGAAGGCGATGAGGTTAGGGAACAAAACGACAGGCAGAAGCACGTTGAGGGTATGGGTTTCGGGATAGCGAGAATCGAATTTCTTGACGGTAATATCGGTTATCTGGATATACGTGAACTGGTGGAGCTCCAGCGGTCGGCCGAGTCCATCAGCGCCGCGATGACTCTGCTGGCCAAGTGCGAGGCGCTGATCATCGATTTGCGCAAATGCTGCGGCGGGGATCCAGCTACCGTCGCCTGGCTGTGCAGCTATTTGTTCAAGGCACGGACCAATCTCAGCGCCTTGCACTTGCGCGAAGCCAAGGCGCTGGTGCAGTTTCATACCCATGACTGGGTGCCGGGCCAGCGTTTCGGCGAGGATAAGCCAGTTTATCTTTTGCAGGCGCACTATACGTTTTCTGGCGCGGAGATGTTGGCTTACGATTTACAAGCCCTGGGCCGCGCGGTGGTGGTGGGCGAAACCTCGGGCGGCGGCGCCCACGCGTGCCAGTTTGTTTGGCTGACGCCGCATTTCAGCTTGTTGTTGCCCGAGGCGCGGTCCATCAATCCAATTACCCAGACCAATTGGGAAAAAGTGGGGGTGAAGCCAGATGTCGATGTCGGCGCGGAAGATGCGCTGGCGGTCGCCGCGAAATTGGCGCGAGACGGGATGGCGCAGGCGTAG
- a CDS encoding sigma 54-interacting transcriptional regulator, which yields MPITAPHSCGPDAPPLDAAAALRADRDQLQILVDVTNAVLSTLQLEELAEKAAQALQLAFGVSFVGLNLHGEDDGELQVHDIYLEREGRERCRHTRYPRDRLPAREAMLGHQLLLASEPTLEQMAAVHPRFAEVMRAGCRSLCVLPLCGTAGTVGALLLAYPGDSGYFRAVLPLLQQVAARLTLGLANAQAYQEISRLKDQLATENLQLTSEIQHYQNFDEIIGHSAAISAVLEQVEIVAASDCSVLLLGETGTGKELIARAIHAHSPRAGKRMVNMNCAAIPAGLLESELFGHEKGAFTGAAAQRLGRFEQADQGTLFLDEVGDIPLELQPKLLRVLQEREVERLGGQKIIPVDVRVISATSCDLMGMIADKRYRSDLYYRLNVFPILLPPLRARPDDIPLLAQFFTQKFSRRMNRGIESIPADTLQRLQAHDWPGNVRELQNVIERAVILTRGPLLNLPQADLACRQAPPCPPPAAPARRETPLFDASEPEKERILRVLQECNGIVAGPRGAAAKLGLKRTTLLSRMQRLGISSRPVETEA from the coding sequence ATGCCGATAACCGCGCCCCATTCCTGCGGCCCCGACGCGCCGCCACTCGACGCCGCCGCCGCGCTGCGCGCCGACCGCGACCAGCTGCAAATCCTGGTGGACGTCACCAACGCGGTGCTGTCCACGCTGCAGCTGGAAGAATTGGCGGAAAAAGCGGCCCAAGCCTTGCAGCTGGCTTTCGGCGTCAGCTTCGTCGGCCTCAATCTGCATGGCGAAGACGACGGCGAGCTGCAAGTCCATGATATCTACCTGGAGCGCGAAGGCCGCGAGCGCTGCCGCCACACGCGCTATCCGCGCGACCGGCTGCCGGCCCGCGAAGCCATGCTGGGCCATCAGCTATTGCTGGCCAGCGAGCCGACGCTGGAGCAGATGGCCGCCGTCCACCCGCGCTTCGCCGAAGTGATGCGCGCCGGCTGCCGCTCGCTGTGCGTGCTGCCGCTGTGCGGCACGGCCGGCACCGTGGGCGCGCTGCTGCTGGCCTACCCCGGCGACAGCGGCTATTTCCGCGCCGTCCTGCCCTTGCTGCAGCAGGTGGCCGCCCGGCTGACGCTGGGACTGGCCAATGCCCAGGCCTACCAGGAGATATCCCGCCTCAAGGATCAGCTGGCGACGGAAAACCTGCAGCTGACCAGCGAGATCCAGCACTACCAGAATTTCGACGAAATCATCGGCCACAGCGCGGCCATATCGGCCGTGCTGGAGCAGGTGGAAATCGTCGCCGCCAGCGATTGCTCGGTGCTGTTATTGGGCGAAACCGGCACCGGCAAGGAGCTGATCGCCCGCGCCATCCACGCCCACAGCCCGCGCGCTGGCAAGCGCATGGTCAATATGAACTGCGCCGCCATTCCCGCCGGCCTGCTGGAGAGCGAGCTGTTCGGCCATGAAAAAGGCGCTTTCACCGGCGCGGCGGCGCAAAGGCTGGGCCGCTTCGAACAGGCCGACCAGGGCACGCTGTTTTTGGACGAGGTAGGCGATATTCCGCTGGAGCTGCAGCCCAAGCTGCTGCGCGTGCTGCAGGAGCGCGAGGTGGAACGGCTGGGCGGGCAGAAAATCATTCCGGTGGACGTGCGCGTGATCTCGGCCACCAGCTGCGACCTGATGGGCATGATCGCCGACAAGCGCTACCGCAGCGACCTCTACTACCGGCTCAATGTCTTCCCCATCCTGCTGCCGCCGCTCAGGGCGCGGCCGGACGACATCCCGCTGCTGGCTCAGTTCTTCACCCAGAAATTCTCGCGCCGGATGAACCGCGGCATCGAAAGCATACCGGCCGACACGCTGCAGCGACTGCAAGCCCACGACTGGCCGGGCAATGTGCGCGAGCTGCAAAACGTGATCGAGCGCGCGGTCATCCTCACCCGCGGCCCGCTGCTCAATTTGCCGCAAGCCGACCTCGCCTGCCGCCAAGCGCCGCCCTGTCCGCCCCCCGCCGCGCCGGCGCGGCGGGAAACACCGCTGTTCGACGCCAGCGAGCCGGAAAAAGAGCGCATCCTCAGGGTGCTGCAGGAGTGCAACGGCATCGTCGCCGGCCCGCGCGGCGCGGCCGCCAAGCTGGGGCTGAAGCGCACCACCCTGCTGTCGCGGATGCAGCGGCTGGGCATCAGCAGCCGCCCCGTCGAAACCGAAGCGTAG
- the hycI gene encoding hydrogenase maturation peptidase HycI yields the protein MKTDAPDLILAVGNSMMGDDGAGPLLAELMKQQAIPGWEVEDGGSAPENAAHRVAARAPRRVVLVDAADMGLAPGEIRRVPPQALAEMFIMSTHDLPLSFLMERLAETVPQVEFIGIQPDLVAFYCPMTERVRQAVDRLYAALRDDPALDSLPWLSDAD from the coding sequence ATGAAAACTGATGCGCCCGATCTGATCCTGGCCGTGGGCAACAGCATGATGGGCGACGACGGCGCCGGCCCTCTGCTGGCCGAACTGATGAAACAACAAGCCATTCCCGGCTGGGAGGTTGAAGACGGCGGCAGCGCGCCGGAAAACGCCGCCCACCGCGTCGCCGCGCGCGCGCCGCGCCGCGTGGTGCTGGTGGACGCCGCCGACATGGGCCTGGCGCCCGGCGAAATCCGCCGCGTGCCGCCGCAAGCGCTGGCCGAGATGTTCATCATGAGCACCCACGACCTGCCTTTGAGCTTCTTGATGGAAAGGCTGGCCGAAACAGTGCCGCAAGTGGAGTTCATCGGCATCCAGCCCGATCTGGTGGCCTTTTATTGCCCGATGACCGAACGGGTGCGCCAGGCGGTGGACCGGCTCTACGCCGCGCTGCGCGACGACCCGGCGCTGGACAGTTTGCCCTGGCTGTCTGACGCAGATTAA
- a CDS encoding formate hydrogenlyase maturation HycH family protein, whose protein sequence is MNRIVFHALGRKFLQREEDMPADDGARQVIYQTLALGHHIGVIDCLQARLSCPEDGYAAWLAALPEGEARRKLAGALRFGEIMIDAGHAALLARALDQGRPAMSEEQRGWSDALMRELAAMAAEPALYLMVKRHEN, encoded by the coding sequence ATGAACCGCATCGTGTTTCACGCGCTGGGCCGCAAATTCCTGCAGCGCGAAGAGGACATGCCTGCCGACGACGGCGCGCGCCAGGTGATCTACCAGACGCTGGCGCTGGGCCACCACATCGGCGTGATCGACTGCCTGCAAGCGCGGCTCAGCTGCCCGGAAGACGGCTACGCGGCCTGGCTGGCCGCGCTGCCCGAAGGCGAGGCGCGGCGCAAGCTGGCCGGCGCGCTGCGCTTTGGCGAAATCATGATAGACGCCGGCCACGCCGCCCTGCTGGCGCGCGCGCTCGATCAGGGCCGCCCGGCGATGAGCGAAGAACAGCGCGGCTGGAGCGACGCGCTGATGCGCGAGCTGGCGGCGATGGCCGCCGAACCCGCGCTTTACCTGATGGTGAAACGACATGAAAACTGA
- a CDS encoding NADH-quinone oxidoreductase subunit B family protein has protein sequence MPKPLTESEGITQLKQKLLKDIQRSAYVYRVDCGGCNGCEIEIFAAITPVFDAERFGIKVVASPRHADILLFTGAVTRAMRMPALRAWQAAPDPKISVSYGACGCSGGIFHDLYCVWGGSDKIVPVDVYIPGCPPTPAATIYGFAMALGLLEQKLHASHQEEGDGDRALLPHPFIPLDTRVRIEREARRLAGYRSGRILAEQFMDLASQADGLSLDERVKRHLSAIDDPRENEIFTRLWDVGMARGAR, from the coding sequence ATGCCCAAGCCGCTGACCGAAAGCGAAGGCATAACCCAGCTGAAACAGAAGCTGCTCAAGGACATTCAGCGCTCGGCCTATGTCTACCGCGTGGACTGCGGCGGCTGCAACGGCTGCGAGATCGAGATCTTCGCCGCCATCACCCCGGTGTTCGACGCCGAGCGCTTCGGCATCAAGGTGGTGGCCTCGCCGCGCCACGCCGACATCCTGCTGTTCACCGGCGCCGTCACCCGCGCCATGCGCATGCCGGCGCTGCGCGCCTGGCAGGCCGCGCCGGACCCGAAAATCTCGGTGTCCTACGGCGCGTGCGGCTGCAGCGGCGGCATCTTTCACGACCTTTACTGCGTCTGGGGCGGCAGCGACAAAATCGTGCCGGTGGACGTTTACATTCCCGGCTGCCCGCCCACGCCGGCCGCCACGATTTACGGCTTCGCCATGGCGCTGGGCCTATTGGAACAAAAGCTGCATGCCAGCCATCAGGAAGAAGGCGATGGAGACCGCGCCTTGCTGCCCCACCCTTTCATTCCGCTGGATACGCGGGTGCGCATCGAGCGCGAGGCGCGGCGGCTGGCCGGATACCGCAGCGGCCGCATCCTGGCCGAGCAATTCATGGACCTGGCCAGCCAGGCCGACGGCCTGAGCCTGGACGAGCGCGTCAAACGCCATCTCTCGGCGATAGACGATCCGCGCGAGAACGAAATCTTCACCCGGCTGTGGGATGTCGGCATGGCGAGAGGCGCGCGATGA
- a CDS encoding formate hydrogenlyase complex iron-sulfur subunit produces the protein MFKLFKIIAKAGEPTTKYPFAPFPVSPGFRGKPELNAGQCIACAACTQACPAGALTMQTDSRAGRREWALNLGRCIFCGRCEEVCPTRAIQLSQEFELAVACKADLVQRASFRLENCACCGKPFAPLKEVHHVMDLLRQSGLILDEAQRKLYAACPECKRKQTIERDALTRSRREEERA, from the coding sequence ATGTTCAAGCTATTCAAGATCATAGCCAAGGCGGGCGAGCCGACCACGAAATACCCGTTCGCCCCGTTCCCGGTCAGCCCCGGCTTTCGCGGCAAGCCGGAGTTGAACGCCGGCCAGTGCATCGCCTGCGCCGCCTGCACCCAGGCCTGCCCGGCCGGTGCGCTGACCATGCAGACCGACAGCCGCGCCGGCCGGCGCGAGTGGGCGCTGAACCTGGGCCGCTGCATTTTTTGCGGCCGCTGCGAGGAAGTCTGCCCCACCCGCGCCATCCAACTGAGCCAGGAGTTCGAGCTGGCGGTGGCCTGCAAGGCGGACCTGGTCCAGCGCGCCAGCTTCCGGCTGGAGAACTGCGCCTGTTGCGGCAAACCCTTCGCGCCGCTGAAAGAGGTCCACCACGTCATGGACCTGCTGCGCCAGAGCGGCCTGATCCTGGATGAGGCGCAGCGCAAGCTGTACGCCGCCTGCCCCGAATGCAAACGCAAGCAGACCATAGAACGCGACGCGCTGACCCGCAGCCGCCGCGAGGAGGAGCGAGCATGA
- a CDS encoding NADH-quinone oxidoreductase subunit C, whose translation MNDDKLGRNYLDGLKQRFPHTVLEEEWQTADQLTVTVKLSSLPEVVEWLYYQNEGWLSVLFGNDERPLNGHFAVYYVLSMEGPVKCWLVVRALIDPERPEFPSVTPRVPAAVWGEREVRDMYGLTPVGLPDERRLVLPDDWPGDLYPLRKDAMAYNQRPAPTTDTETYTFVNDAAGVTRDVPLGPLHITSDEPGHFRLFVDGETIVDADYRMFYVHRGMEKLAETRMGYDEVTFLSDRVCGICGFTHSVAYASAVENALGLAVPPRAQMIRSVFLEVERLHSHLLNLGLASHFVGFDTGFMQFFRVREKAMTMAELLTGARKTYGMNLIGGVRRDILKEERRRTLKLVIELREETTRLVDMLLSTPNLRQRTSGVGVLDRKVARDFSPVGPLLRASGYRRDIRADHPYGAYAELPFELHSENSCDVLGRVLIRAREFFNSLDIIQFALDNLPPGPVLLEGFAYQPHKFALGFAEAPRGEDIHWAMTGDNQKLYRWRCRAPTYANWPPLRYMLRGNTVSDAPLIVASIDPCYSCTDRVTLVDVKKKKSTTVPYQEIERYGRERTHSPLK comes from the coding sequence ATGAATGACGACAAACTGGGCCGCAATTATCTGGATGGCCTGAAGCAACGCTTCCCGCACACGGTGCTGGAGGAGGAATGGCAAACCGCCGACCAGCTCACCGTCACGGTGAAGCTGTCCAGCCTGCCCGAAGTGGTGGAGTGGCTGTATTACCAGAACGAGGGCTGGCTGTCGGTGCTGTTCGGCAACGACGAGCGGCCGCTGAACGGCCACTTCGCCGTCTACTACGTGCTGTCGATGGAAGGGCCGGTCAAATGCTGGCTGGTGGTGCGCGCGCTGATAGACCCGGAGCGGCCGGAGTTCCCCTCCGTCACGCCGCGGGTGCCGGCTGCGGTGTGGGGCGAGCGCGAAGTGCGCGACATGTACGGCCTGACGCCGGTCGGCCTGCCCGACGAGCGCCGGCTGGTGCTGCCGGACGACTGGCCGGGCGACCTCTACCCCTTGCGCAAGGACGCGATGGCTTACAACCAGCGCCCCGCGCCCACCACCGACACCGAAACCTACACCTTCGTCAACGACGCCGCCGGCGTCACCCGCGACGTGCCGCTGGGGCCGCTGCACATCACCTCGGACGAGCCGGGCCACTTCAGATTGTTCGTCGACGGCGAAACCATAGTCGACGCCGACTACCGCATGTTCTACGTGCACCGCGGCATGGAAAAGCTGGCCGAAACGCGGATGGGCTACGACGAAGTCACCTTCCTGTCCGACCGCGTCTGCGGCATCTGCGGCTTCACCCACAGCGTGGCTTACGCCAGCGCGGTGGAAAACGCGCTGGGCCTGGCGGTGCCGCCGCGCGCGCAGATGATACGCAGCGTGTTCCTAGAGGTGGAGCGGCTGCACAGCCACTTGCTCAACCTGGGGCTGGCCAGCCACTTCGTCGGCTTCGACACCGGCTTCATGCAGTTTTTCCGCGTCCGCGAAAAAGCCATGACCATGGCCGAGCTATTGACCGGCGCGCGCAAAACCTACGGCATGAACCTGATAGGCGGCGTGCGCCGCGACATCCTGAAAGAAGAGCGTCGGCGCACGCTGAAGCTGGTAATCGAATTGCGCGAGGAAACCACCCGCCTGGTCGACATGCTGCTGTCCACGCCCAATCTGCGCCAGCGCACCAGCGGCGTGGGCGTGCTGGACCGCAAGGTGGCGCGCGACTTCAGCCCGGTGGGCCCCTTGCTGCGCGCCAGCGGCTACCGCCGCGACATCCGCGCCGACCACCCCTACGGCGCTTATGCCGAGCTGCCTTTCGAGCTGCACAGCGAAAACAGCTGCGACGTGCTGGGCCGGGTGCTGATCCGCGCCCGCGAGTTCTTCAACTCGCTGGACATCATACAGTTCGCGCTGGACAACCTGCCGCCGGGCCCGGTGCTGCTGGAGGGTTTCGCCTATCAGCCGCACAAATTCGCGCTGGGCTTCGCCGAAGCGCCGCGCGGCGAGGACATCCACTGGGCGATGACCGGCGACAACCAGAAGCTGTACCGCTGGCGCTGCCGCGCGCCCACCTACGCCAACTGGCCGCCGCTGCGCTACATGCTGCGCGGCAATACCGTGTCCGACGCGCCGCTGATCGTGGCCAGCATCGACCCCTGTTATTCCTGCACCGACCGCGTGACGCTGGTGGACGTCAAGAAGAAAAAATCCACCACCGTGCCCTACCAGGAAATCGAGCGCTACGGCCGCGAGCGCACCCATTCGCCGCTGAAATAG